Genomic DNA from Telopea speciosissima isolate NSW1024214 ecotype Mountain lineage chromosome 2, Tspe_v1, whole genome shotgun sequence:
TACAAGTATTTGATGTATCTGTTACTATTCTTAGAGGTCTCTGATATGAGTTCATCTGTAGAGAATTGTGCTTGTGCAATTACCCATCAATAGGAATTGAATATTTCCCTGAATTCCATTGAAATTTATGAGAAGTAATTAGGAGCAGCAGCAGGTACTATAGCCTATATGTAATTCATCAACTCGAAAATTTTGGCAATGTTTTTATCACCCAAATGCGTTTCCAAACCGAGTTAGGGACATTGCGGGCAATAGTAGAATGAGAAGTAGAGGCCGATGCTTCATATTCTGTCTACAATTGGTTAGATAGCACATTGTATGCAGATTTCACAGAGTAGATTCCATTGTTAGATCCACCTCAAATAAGGGCATCCTCTATGGGAAAAATACTCAATGGAATTTGTAAGATTGCTTCCTTGTCACAAAGAAGAAACTCATCAATCACATCTACTCTCCATCTTCTATTATCTTGATCGATTAGGTCTGAAACCAAAGTGATTGGGTAGTTGGTGGGTTTACCTTGGTGAACCTTAAAATTTGTTGAAGATGGTAGCCAGTTATCCTCTCAAATTTTGATGTGATCACCCGTGCCAACATGCCATATGAGACTTGTAGTCAACACCTTACGCCCTTCAGGAATACTCCGCCATGCATAGGAAGGGTGATTCCCTAACTTTGCatttaaaaaatcaacattaggGAAATAGATGGATTTAATAAACTCCGTCCAATTTGAATCCAGTGTTGATTAGAGCCGCCAAGCAAGTTTAGATAGTAAGGCTTGATTTTCGAGTTTTGGGTCTTTGAAGCTCAAGCCACCTTTTTGTTTAGATCTGCATAAGCGAGACCCAGACACCCAATAGATCTTGTTCTTATTTGTTGAGTCTCCCCAATAGAAATTAGTGGTAACTTTCCTTATTTGTGAGTGAAAGGAGGATAACAACTTGAAATGAGAACTTGCAAAGTTGGACATATAGAAAGCTATAGACTTTAAGAGCACCTCTTTACCAGCATGTGAGAGCAAGTTTTGCTTCCAACCCTGCATTCGCTTCAAAGTTTTATCTTTCAAATCATTGAACAAGATAGCTTTTGAAGTTCCAAACTCCGTTGGGAGACCTAAGTGTTTGGAGGGTCCATCATCATATGGGATTTTGATAATCTTTGAGAACCATCTTTTGAAGCTACTGTGGGTGTTAGGACTAAAAGTTAAGGAAGACTTCACCTCCTGGCCTGAAGCTTTACAATACAATTCAAGGCAATCTTTAAGAGTAGTAACTTCCTGGAGATTTGCTTgaccaaagagaagacaatcATCGGCAAAGAGTAAGTGCGTCATTTTTGGACCTCTATTTCTTACTCTAATACCCTGAATTGATCCATTAGCTTCTGCCGCAGTGATAACTGATGATAGAACTTGAGAACATAGAATAAACAAGGCCGATGACAGTGGGTCAGCCTGCCTAATGCCACATGAAGGATTGATTGTGACTTTTGTTGATCCATTAATAAGCAGACTATATGAAACCGATCTGATGCACTCCATCACAAGCTGAACCCATCGGTGATGAAAACCTAATCTTGATAGAATTGCTTCCACAAATCTCCAATCAAGTCGATTGTATGCCTTACGCATGTCTAGCTTGAGTGCAAACAGCTTTGTCCaatccttcttcctcttcttgatgTAATGGAAGACTTCGTGCACTATTAATATATTGTCAGAGATCAGCCTTCTATGGATGAATGCTGATTGAGCTGGAGAAATAATACTATCAAGAGCGCCTCGAAGTCTATCTGCAATAAGCTTAGTAGCAATCTTCAGAGTGACATTACATAGGCTAATAGATCGAAATTGGTCTGCCGATTCAAGGTGTCTTGTCTTTGGGATGAGACAAATGAGGGTTTTGTTCATATCTTTTGGCATATGACCAGTTGAGAAAAAATCCAACACAAAAGCATACAAATCAACTTTGACTAGATCCtaatatttttggaaaaaaatggGAGGGATACCATCCGGGCCTGGTGATTTTGAGGTGTCATAGCACACAAGGCTGATTTAACCTCTTCCATCATTGGGGCTTTACACAACTAATCATTAATATCAGCAGAAACAATAGGGTGTACACAATTAAGAACCTGGTttaaagcatcatcatcaatcgATTCTGCCGAGTAGATATTCTTAAAATGATCTTCAAAGGTCTCACCAATCTCACCAGTCGATTCTGTCCATCCACCATCATGCTTCTTCAACCTCAATATGCGATTGTGTTGAAGCCTTCGAAGGGTAGAGATATGAAAAGAATTTGGTATTGCTTTCCCCACATTGTAGCCAGTCCACCATAAACTTTTGCTTCCACATGTCTTCCTCTTTCTGCAGTTCAATCTCCAATAGCTTGAGGATATCATTTTCTTTCTGttgggagaagagagatggcGGTCGACTTTGAATGTGCTGTAATTCTTGCTTGAGAGAATGGATATGGGATTGAATATTTCCAAAGACATCACAGCTCCATCTCTTGAAGATATACTTAGAGTGTTGGATCTTTTGCATAATCTTATTTGGTGGGGATTCAAAAGCAGATGTATTCCAACCTTTCTCAGGTGTGTTATGACAATCAGGGTGTCTTAACCACGTGACCTCAAAATGAAAGGGGCATGGGCTAGAGCATTTACCTCCCCCAGAATCAAGCACAAGAGGAGCATGGTCAGAACCAATAGCCACTTTGATGAAAACTGCAGCATCAGGGTAATCTTGGCGCCAACTGGCATTAGAAAAATCTCGATCAAGCCTGATTTGGATATTTGAGTCGTCAGTCCACTCATTATTCCAGGTATAGAAGGGACCATGAGATCCCAAATCCATGAGACTACATGAATTTAACATATCCCGGAATTGAGCAGAGTCACAATGGGTAGTTGGATTGCCTCCAGTCTTTTTGTGCCATGAAAGTAGGAGTTGAAGTCTCCCAAGCAAACCCAGCTAGAGTGTCGATTCACACCTAAGTTAGAGAGTTTTTCCCACACCAAGTGTCTTCTGCTCTTATTAGGATCACCATAAAtacatgaaaaaaagaaagaggggatACCTGGAGTAGTAATTTCCACATCAACTGATATGATACGAACTTGGAAATTATCAGAACGGATCAtttgcacgtaccaacaggtgaacgtacatgtgagagccaatcacattttaattttgtttccataaatacccctcctccccttgtaaatggcaaaaataggacaggtgttTGGCTTTCACATGTACATTCATCTGTTGGTATGTCCAGAAGAATCGAACTCGGCAATTATCAAACCAAAAAGAGCAAGACCACCAGCAGTTTGTATTAGGTCCACAGTAAAACAATTCTGGAGAGAGAAATTTCATATAATCTTATCAACTTTCTACCTTGATGATTTTGTTTCCATAAGGAAGAACACATCAGGTTTGGTTGAAGCAATCATCTCAAACTGTTACATtaatattttcctttaaaaaaaaaaaagggaacctCATGCtagaatattttaaatattcaCATTTAAAATACAAGTGTTTAGGCATCTTTGGATTCGACATAGCAAACAGTTTTTTTACCAAAATTCAACAAACACCATCTCTaaactttatttaatattttaacaAATGAAGGTTTACGATGACCCTATTTTTGTCTTTCAAGGAAGAAACAAGATCAAATATAAAATCAGTCTAACTTTGCTATTGGTGCTTTTGCTGTTTCTTCAATTCTCATGATGCTGCCACTAGATTGATCTATATATATGAGTCTCAACCCTGTAATGTACACTGATGTTCTGCCTGCACATTAGTACAATAGCATCGATCATAGACATGTGCTAAGTTTGTTAATCCgaacaataacaaaaaaaaaaaaaaaaagaaatctgaaATTTCCTTATTATTGTGTAAAGCAAATTTGTGCCAAGGTGATTATGGATTTAGAAATAATACGACATGTGCTAAGTTTGAGATAGATTGCAAAATCAGTCTCAAATACTGAAATTGACTCTGCAATAAATTGATCTGGACGATGATGTTCAGATGCAAGAACATGTAACCTCGTAAAAGTTACTATCGGGTGTTCTTTATAGAGAGTTAAGCATGTCCAAAATGTAAAGATAAAGCATCACCAAATGTGCCCAAAACTTGTAAGGGAACAACAAAATGAAGACCTCCTTgttaaatgaaataataataaagcatTATGGTATCCAAATTATCCACCTCGAATGGATTATAAAATCAATGCTACCCACTATATAAGAGGAAAAATCATAGTATACTCATTAAGGAGAGACAAACAAATCAGAACCTCTGCATTCTATAGAACCAAGAAGTAAGAACCCTTTGTTGACATTTAAGCAAGGATTACCATTAGAATTCCCTTTCCACGAATGATAGATATCAAAAACCACTTGAACCCTAGTGCAATCGGGGACCGACCAAaaacttagtttttatttttttattttaagaaaacCCATCAATTTTACTCCCTGCAACGCATTTTGTGTCCAAGGGAGTATGGGGCATCTAATGTACATAAAAATAATTGCTCAATGGATGAATGACATGTGGATGAAGACGTGATGAAGGAAGTCAAGGTATAGCTGAAAAGAATCGTCGGGAAATGGATTCTTGGGCATTGTGGCCCTAGCAGAACTTGAACTCCACGCAATAATCAACTCTTCACTACAAGGCACAATCCCCGAATCAAGGGAAAAACGACACCCACTTTGTCACGTACGAAGGAATATCCGAACGAGGGAAGGCACTAACCGCCGCACGGACTTTGCAACCACTTCGACAACCGGTCCAACAACTGCCTCTCCTTTATAGAGTAAAGCAAGGCCCCCCTAGGTACAATTCATTCACAATCTTTCAAACTTACTGCTCTCTCCTTACCCCCTCTACAAATATATCTATTGCGTGGGTTTGACTTAGGGATCAGAGATTCCCCCCTCGAAGTCTGCTTCGTGTCTCTTCAGTGCACTTTTTCATTTGCAGGTAGTTCACGGCATTCGAGAAAATTTCGATAGCAACAGATAGCATGATTTGTTTTAATGTATTATTGTTTTTCTCATACTTAACTCgcatataaaaggaaaaaaatatatatatttattttctcaaCGTCTCTCTTTTCCCCTTGCCCTCTTTCACTCTTCCTTTCCCCCTCCTCATCTCCAATatctccaccccccccccctctctctctctggctccTCCAACcccttcttcttcgtttttatttttctttggaatcgtttaggtttagggtttcagttTTAAACTCTAAACTCTAaacgatttgggaaagatgagggcaattttgtcactttattctttaattttggagggtttttatcataagggcattttggtcattagattccctgaaactaacgtctaacgtctCAGACTGGACTAAAGTggtacaatgttttgaaagtagggggcaTGTAAAAACGGTAAAGTTGTAGGGGTTGCATTTGTACAAATTGGTATTTTGAGGGAGGCATTTGGCAAAaactcccccccaaaaaaaaaaacccaggaTGGCTAATATATTAACGGACACTAATTCGACTGTGAGGTTAAAGTTCCAGAGACTAAAGTTAGAGAGGGTTTGTTTGCGATTCGAATGTGGTCCGGTTATTGAGCTTTCGGCGACGAAAAACAAAtatagaggaggaggaggagggggaggaggagaagaagaagaagaagaaaactgagAAGATGATGGAAGCATTAGAGAGCGTGAAAGCAGGACTAGGGTTTaaatcatcagcagcagcagcagaagaagaagtagagtcTGATGGGGTCGTCGTAGGCGGTGCTGGTGCCGAAGAACCCCCGGAAGAAGAGATCGTAGGGGACGATTCGGCTTCTGTTACGGCTTCGACGACTGTGAAACCTCAACCTCACCCTTTGGAGAATTCATGGACCTTCTGGTTCGACAATCCTTCCCCTAAATCCTGTAAAGACTTCCTCCGACCTTGCCAGAatcggctcctctccagcgcgGCGCTGCACACCGT
This window encodes:
- the LOC122651103 gene encoding uncharacterized protein LOC122651103, producing MNKTLICLIPKTRHLESADQFRSISLCNVTLKIATKLIADRLRGALDSIISPAQSAFIHRRLISDNILIVHEVFHYIKKRKKDWTKLFALKLDMRKAYNRLDWRFVEAILSRLGFHHRWVQLVMECIRSVSYSLLINGSTKVTINPSCGIRQADPLSSALFILCSQVLSSVITAAEANGSIQGIRVRNRGPKMTHLLFADDCLLFGQANLQEVTTLKDCLELYCKASGQEVKSSLTFSPNTHSSFKRWFSKIIKIPYDDGPSKHLGLPTEFGTSKAILFNDLKDKTLKRMQGWKQNLLSHAGKEVLLKSIAFYMSNFASSHFKLLSSFHSQIRKVTTNFYWGDSTNKNKIYWVSGSRLCRSKQKGGLSFKDPKLENQALLSKLAWRL